ATCATATCTATCTGCTTGAGACCCGTCAATAAAGAAAGAATTGGTTGGGCGCTTCAAGAAGGCCGGGCAGGAATGGCGACGTAAAGGCGACCCGGAAAAAGTTAAGCTGCATGACTTTGTGGACAGCAAAAATGGCAAGGCGATTCCTTATGGCGTATACGATCTTAATCGC
This genomic window from candidate division TA06 bacterium contains:
- a CDS encoding ISAzo13 family transposase yields the protein MVGRFKKAGQEWRRKGDPEKVKLHDFVDSKNGKAIPYGVYDLNR